CGAAGTCGTCGGGCTGACAGGGTTTGAGAAATACTATCCTTATCAGATATCTGGTGGAATGAAGCAGAGGGTTGCTCTCGCAAGAGCGCTTGTTACCGACCCTGATCTGCTGTTGATGGACGAACCTTTTGGAGCTCTGGATGCCCAAACACGCTACTTCATGCAGATCGAGGCACAGCGGATCTGGGAAGAACTGAAAACAACCGTTGTGTTCGTCACCAATAACGTTGAAGAGGCTGTGTATCTGGGTGAACGGATACTTGTGCTCTCACCTCCTCCCGCGCAGATTCGAGCGGAAATCCCTGTTGACCTGCCGCGTCCCAGAGATTTGACTGATAAGAACTTCCTGGATTTGCGCAGGCAAGTCACCAGCTATTACGAGGTGGAGCTATGAGCGGGAACGGGTCAAAGCCTGAGGAAAAGAAAATCAAGATCAGATTCACCAACTTCACTAAGTCGTTTGGCGATCTCCTGGTTTTGGACAACATGAACTTCAGTGTCATGGAAAACGAGTTCTTATGTATAGTCGGTCCCACTGGGTGCGGGAAGACGACTCTGTGCAATCTGATCACTACGATCTATCCCCCCACCAGTGGGGAGATTGAGATCAACGGGGAGTCGGCAAATCCGAGAAGGCATAACATTAGCTTCGTTTTTCAGGAACCTTCGGCTTTTCCCTGGCGTACACTCTGGGACAACGTCAAGTTCGGTTTGGAGATCAAGGAGGGCAGTAAAAGCAAAGAAGAAATCGACGAGAGGCTAAGCGAAATATTCCGCATGGTCAAGCTGAAAGGCTTCGAGGAATACTACCCTCATCAGATTTCCATGGGCATGAGTCAGAGGGTTGCCATCGCACGCGCGTTCGTGACGCGGCCCGATCTGCTGCTAATGGACGAACCTTTCGGCCAATTGGACATCAAGACAAGATTCCACATGATGGACGAAATCCTGAGACTGTGGCGTGAGATCAAGGCCACAATCATCTACGTGACCCACAACCTCGAGGAAGCGGTATACCTCGGTCAAAATATCCTGGTGCTTACTCAAAAGCCCACGCATATAAAGGAAACGGTTGAGGTAAACCTACCGCATCCCCGTGATTATGCCAGTCCAGAGTTTATCGACATCAGGAAGCGTGTCACCGAGCTTGTTAAATGGTGGTAGGTGGGGTGGGCCCCTGACGCGGGTCAGACCGGATGGTGCATGAGTTTGACAAATCGAGAAAGGAAATGGATATGAGAAAAGAGGGATTTCTAGGGTTGTTTGTAAAGCTGTTCCTTTTGAGTGCGGTCATCATCGGAGGAATCGGCCAGATCACGGAGACGTACGCCGCAGACGCTAAAATGCAGAAGGTGAGGATTGGATATCTTGTGGGCGATCAGTTGCACCAGCCCGTGCTGCCCATTGGAGAGGCCAAGGGTTACTTCAAGGAAGAAGGCCTTCAGGTTGAGGCGTTGCAGTACAAGGGATCGGGCATTCTGCTGCAGCATTTCGGTGCAAATGAGTGCGACTTTGGCTTGGTGGGGATCTCGGCGGCAATAGCCGG
The sequence above is a segment of the Desulfomonile tiedjei DSM 6799 genome. Coding sequences within it:
- a CDS encoding ABC transporter ATP-binding protein encodes the protein MDGEKLRVEVDQTFGSFHVLDRLNFSVKENEFLCLVGPSGSGKTVLLQVIAGIVPPSKGKVTMDSELVNPRHHKLGFVFQEPSCLPWRTVWDDVKFGLEIRNFGEKEIARKVSRVLEVVGLTGFEKYYPYQISGGMKQRVALARALVTDPDLLLMDEPFGALDAQTRYFMQIEAQRIWEELKTTVVFVTNNVEEAVYLGERILVLSPPPAQIRAEIPVDLPRPRDLTDKNFLDLRRQVTSYYEVEL
- a CDS encoding ABC transporter ATP-binding protein — encoded protein: MSGNGSKPEEKKIKIRFTNFTKSFGDLLVLDNMNFSVMENEFLCIVGPTGCGKTTLCNLITTIYPPTSGEIEINGESANPRRHNISFVFQEPSAFPWRTLWDNVKFGLEIKEGSKSKEEIDERLSEIFRMVKLKGFEEYYPHQISMGMSQRVAIARAFVTRPDLLLMDEPFGQLDIKTRFHMMDEILRLWREIKATIIYVTHNLEEAVYLGQNILVLTQKPTHIKETVEVNLPHPRDYASPEFIDIRKRVTELVKWW